The following DNA comes from Rosa rugosa chromosome 5, drRosRugo1.1, whole genome shotgun sequence.
GCATGATGCAAAACAAACAGATTACCAATGATAAGGTTCTAATTAATTTTGTGTCTGTTAGATATGTCTGGGGTTCCTGAAGCTGATGAAGCTATTGGTTGTGGAATTAATGGAGCTGATCATGGAAATTACAGCAATGTTATGGTATTTGAATATGATCATGAGCAAAGAGATCTGACGGCTCTTGCAGAGTTGATTTGCTCTGGAGAAATTCCACCTAAGATGGCTGAAGATATTGATTTAAGGAAGTTCACGAATATGAGTACCCCGCTGTTTAAGCCTAGTTTTGATAGGGTTGAAAGTGAGTGCATGAGAGTGTATGAGGAGAGGAAACTGGAAATTAAAGAGTTCTTGGGTGCTTTCAATGGACAGATTAGCCTCTCGGTGGACAGATTGAGGTACAAAACTTACCGTTTCTGTGGACACTATTTGTGCCTTTCTGCTAGTTTTATTGATGAGAATTGGAAACTGAGGAACTGGGTGCTTTATTGCCATAGTTTATCAAATCCACTTGATGATTTCCTTAAGGTGCTTGAAGGTTGGGGATTTGGGAACAAGGTATCCACACTAACAATGACAAATGCTGATCATGGGGATTGCCCTGAATTGATTGAGTTTGTGGAAACACACAtccaagaaaagaagaaacttgAAGTAAGCCGTCAGCTGGTTCATGTGTATTGTtgtggggaaatgatcagtcaAATGGTGCAGGATGCATTTGACAAGATTAAGGACATTATAGACAAAGTTCTCAAATTGTATTCTACAAAATCATTACCCTTGTGGTATCTCACCAACTCCAAGCTAAAGCATGCTGTTGAATTATGGTCTAAGGGAGAGTTCTCTTCAAAATATGTGACTGATTCAAGTGATGTACCATCCCCGGAAGAATGGAAGAAAGTTGAGGGTGTTTGTAAGATTGTCGAGAGCATCTATGAAGTATCAAGTGCTTTATTTGAATCAAAGCCCTTGACAGCTAATGTCTTTCTTTACCACCTGCATGAGCTCCGAGACATTCTGACCCAAATATCCATTACTGACTCCGATAGTTTTAATGGAGCAATAGTTGAAGGCATGCTGACAAGATTTGATAAGTATTGGAATGACATGTTCATGTTGTTGGCAATAGCTTCAGCCTTGGATCCTCGACTGAAATTGAAATATGTAGAATTTGTTTCTATGAGACTCAATGGTATGGAAGGAAGCTTACAAGTTGCAGATGTTTTGGgcgccattcacaaactctatGATGACTATCTGATCCGTTTTCCTGTAAAGGAAAACTTCATGCGTTACTCATCTTGTTCCGGTCTAGATACTGAAATGGAGTCTTCTCCTCCCAATCAAGTGAACCATACTCTTAATGTGTTGCAAGACTACCACCAGTTCATCCAATTGGGTATTCAGTCTACAAAAAAATCGGAGCTGGATTGCTATCTCGAAGAACCAGTGATACATGGGAGTCCAGATTTCGATGTACTGACTTGGTGGAGCACTGCTGATGCCAAGTATCCTACTCTCTCTAGAATGGCACGGGATTTCTTGGCCATTCCAGTTTCTCTGGCAACTTCATATGAAGCATTTTACTCTAAACCAAGGCCAGCTGATGAAAGTTTAGTTTGTTTGAAGCCTGACTTGATGAATGCCTTAATGTGCACTCGTAGCTGGTCTTGTAAGCACTGAATGCTTACAGGTTAGTAAACACATTTTCATTTTCTGCTCTCCTTTTCCTTCTCTATTCTCAAATTTTTTTACTATATGTCTTCCAAGATGATATGGTAATAATTTACAACATTGTTCTACTTTGTTTTTTCCACGTGGTGTACTAGATGGCTTGTACCGGTACCTTTTGGCTTTTTACTGCTCCTGCCTGGCTTGTGATTGCTCTTTTTTTGGAAGGCTTGAGATTTGGGAATCAATATACTTGAGCATTTGGCATGGAAATCAAGTTTGTTACTTTTGAACTTCATTAAGGAGATTGAAGATCCATTTTTGTATGCATGTAAAACTGTCTATGGATCTGTTTCGCTTGGCTATAACTAGTTGACTTGATGTTTGTAGATGGTTCAACGTATGAAGTTAGTATTTACCTGTGGTGGAAATTCTGGATGTTACTGGTTCATGCCATTGTAAAAGTTAGAACTGCGATcatattgttttgaatttaataTGGCTTTGTATTGCTTCTGAAGGAAGAAGATGGAAAATGGACATGATGGAATATGTTGCTCAAGTTTATCCTACCGTAATTGTCTCGTCACAAGGCATTGCCCTGTTTATTGATTTGTCATGTATCATCCTTCCTTTCGTGTCCTATTTTCCTTCTGTTCCAAGGCTTTGGTTAAATTTCTTCTATTCCAATCCCAACCTTTCAAGTTTCTGTGAACAACACCAATGGTCTTCGATCACCAGGCATGCCACACACATTGGTCTCTTTCTTTTGGATCAAACGAGTGAAATGAAGTAAGACCAGAATGGAAAGGTTCGACGAGTTTACAAGATGATTTCATTCTGGGGAGACAGTACTTTTCTATCCTTACACGTTGccttaatttcaattttgatcattGTGTTTCGAATTTCATATTAGTGGTTCTCGTGTTAAAATCGTTTGCCCTCCCAAGTTTTGATGTTAAGATGCATGGTGTAAATAGGCAAAGGTTGaaggagaaaaaggaaaaagagatagAGAAGCCACGTAATCATTTGAAGCTAGCTACGTGTACGGCTAGTCCGCAATACTTTCCCGCTAAAATTCAGCTCCTATCTCCTCTGTTTCCCTCACTCGATTCCACTTCTCAAATCTCAACTTCCCCAATTGAAAACCCCAAGCACTCTCAGCTTTCTCATCTCGGGCGACTCATCCCAAACGAGGTTTGTCTCCAACTCAGATTTGTGTCTTTCTCATTCTCTGAATCAAAATAAGAACAACATTTTACGTAATGATCATTCACATTTTGCTGCTTATACTGTAATAGGCGTCGCTTTTTCTGCCATTGTTTTGGAAAAAATATCTGTTGTTTTTTATTGGATTGCTATTCAATTTCGAGCTCATGGTTAATGACTATTGCAAGATTTGGATAAATCCTTTACTTTCGAGAAACTACTACACAACTGTTCTTATATTGTTAAATGTCAATGGGTAAATATTCATGATTAAGCAACAAAGTTGTGTAGTGTGTACGAATCAATAGGGAAAGAAGGGTTGATTTAGAGAGAAAATGGAGTAACATTGGATTCTAGGtacattttttgtttatttgttgcCAGGGTGCTAATAATTTGTGTTCATTAGATATGTCTGGCACTCTTCAAACCATTGAATCTTTTAGTTCTAAACGGAGAGGAGTAGGCGAATGTGATCAAGAACCGCTGTCCCCCAGTAGTGACAGCGATGATATTGGTGAATTTTCCTTCCAGTCGGAGGCAATGCTTGAATATGATGAGCAAAATGGTTTGAGGGCTTTTGCAAAATTTGTTTGCTCTACACAGGTTCCACCTAAGATGGTTGAAGATGCTGATTTTAGGGAGTTGGCACGTAGGTTTAACCCTTCCATTAACATTAGCGTCAAAATGGTTGAAAGTGAATGCTTGATATTCTACGAGGAAAGCAAATTGAGAATTAAAGAATTCTTGGTGAATTTTGAGGGACAGATTAGCCTCTCTCTGGAGATATTGAAGTACTATAACTACCGTGATTACTTGTGTCTGTCAGCACATTTTATTGAAGGGAATTGGAAAATGAAGAAGTTGGTACTTCACTTCCGCTCTGCTTCGGATCCTGAAGATAAGTCATCTGATAATTTTCATTGTCGAGATTGGGGAATTGTGAAGTTGCTTGAAAATTGGGGTATTAAGGATAAAATATCTACTTTCATTATGACTAGTGGGTATGGCAGTGTGGCTGATTGTTTGGAAAGTCAAATCCAAGGAAACAAGGACATTGCTTTGAATGGTTGTCTGTTTCGTCGGTTTCACGTGCGTTGTTGTGGTGAAATGGTCAGTCTAATGGTGCAGGAAGCATTTGACAAGATTAAAGATATCATCGACAAAGTTCGAGCATTGTCTTCTTCTGCTAAATCCTTACCCTTATGGAATCACACAATTTTTGATCTACAGCAAGCCCTGAAGCTGTGGTCTATGGGAGAATACTCTACGAAAGAAATGACCAAGCAAGATAAACCATGCCCATCTCCTGATGAATGGAAGAAAGTTGAAGGTGTATGCAAAATTGTAGGGAGCATATATGAAGTATCAACTGCATTATTTGAGACAAAGCACCTAACTGCTAATGTTTTTCTGTATCACCTTCATGAGTTTCGCGAAATACTGACCCAAATGACGATGCAGTCAGATGGTTTTATCAGGACAATAGCTGAGGCCATGTTGGAAAGGTTGGCCAAGTATTGGGATGAGATGTTCTTGCTGTTGGCAATTACTGCAGCATTGGATCCTCGGTTTAAGATGAAATATGTGGAATTTGTTTGTTCAAAAGTTAAGGGTGATGCAAACGCACAAGTTTTAGCTGTTTGGGGAGCCATTCAGAAACAGTTTGATGCATATGTGATCCTTTTTCCTGAAAAGGAGACCTTTCCGAGTGATTCATCTTCTTCGGATTCAGATTCAGAAGGGGAATCTCCTATTCCCTGGCAAGTAAATCATATCTTTAGTGTGTTGCAAGACTACCACCAGTGCATTCAATCGAGTAATCAGCCTACGAAAAAATCAGAGTTGGATTACTACTTGGAAGAACCTGTCTTACCATGGAGTCAGAAGTTTAGTGCATTGACTTGGTGGAAAACCACCGGTGCCAAGTATCCTACCCTCTCCAGGATGGCACGCGATTTCTTGTCTATTCCAATCTCTCTTGCAACTTCATATGATGCATTCTATACCGAACCAAGGCCAGTTGATGAACACATGATCCGCTTGAAGCCGGACTTAGCAAATGCATTGATGTGTACACGAAGCTGGTACCGTGCACTGAAAGAGTACTAACAGGTTATGAACATAATTTTCCAATGTTCTCCTGCTTTTCAATTTGCTAATATTTCCAATTCAAGTCCTGCAGAATGATATGTCACTCGATTGTTCTGAATTTTCTTCTTTGTGGTGTAGTTGATGGAGAACTCGTACTTTGTGGCCTTCTGCTGCACTTGTGATTGATAGCTCTCTTCTGCGGGACGTGGGAATCGGTTTAGTCGAGCAACTCACATGGACATCACTTTATTTGTTACTATTGAATTCCATTAGGGAGACTAGaatgttatttttgtttctgtttatcTAGGACTTGAGGATGAAGACACTCGAATTTTCGTTGGCACAATCCCACATAGTGCTTCATCGATctgcttttaattttgatcaaaATTGTCCTCTAAATTTCCTTTTTAAAGCAAAAGGAAAAAacattgtcttttttttttttttttcagacaaACATGAACTTCATTAAAAGAGCAAGCAAACGAATAGCAAAAGAACCTGAGCAATAAAATCATGTTGCTCTTCTTCATGGTTACTTGAACATTCATGGTCAAGGGAGATTCCAAGATCCTCATAGATTGTATCAATAAAATCACTGATGTTACTTAGAGAATCAGAATTTTTTGTGGTTCGTGATATCTGAATTTTGACAAGCCGATTCCATCCTATCAATTTTAAACACATTTGGAGGTGGATGTGATTGTAGCTACTGGTACACTTAAAATATTGCTAGTTGGAAGAATGCCCTCCCTCTGACGGCTCTTCATATTAGGCTACCGGGGGTGATTTCTTGTATTTTTATTTcccattcaaaaaaaataataaaaaataaaaaaaaggaccCGACCAATGGGTGAAATATTACAGACATTGAACTAAACaacccaaaagaaaattctaaaaGGCCAAATTAGACGAGCCCAATTTAAGGCCACCCAACTGCAATTCCTCTAGGAGGACAATGCTGCTCTCTTCATCACGGTTCAAGAAATTGCACCAATTAAGCTACATAATCTGACGACGAGATTGAGAGACCTTAAAATAGCCCGGTTACAATTTCGGTCAAAGAACAACCATATGATGAAATGATGGCCAAATTTCTTTTAGTCAACAAATAACATCAAATTGCATATCACCCGCGCATTAGATAAATTCTTCTGCTGCCAAAATGGTACAAGATCCACAAAGAGATTGAAGGTGCATTCACCCAAATGGCGAGTGATCCCTTGTTGCATGATCAGTTAATTAATCTAATCATTCTATTTTGAAGTTACAATTGTTTTTTTGTTCTGATTTTTCTGTCAATAATTTATGGTTTTCTAAAGTTTTGAACGTGATGGTTCGAATAACATTTTTAAAACTTACTTTTATTGTTTAACTTTTAACtattttttcataaataaaaaataaacaccATTATAATACTCTTAAATCCAAATTTTAAGAGAAACAAAATCCAAATTTTCGAGCATATTAGCACttcaaaataagtaaataacaataATCATAGGTAGGGTTGTCAATTCTGACACGACCCAATAATAAAACTCGAAATTCACACGAAATAAAATAGGTTGGatccgcacgattaaaaagcggatCATCACAAATCACATGTTTAACAATAGGTTGAGTTTGATTTTgcatttttgacacgattattaaatgtcTATTGTCACGTTTAATACCTTAACACGACACAAACTCGACACAACCCGACCCGTTGACCGCCCTAGCCCATAAAATCTGTTCTAAATTTACCAAACGAAAAAATCTAGACATAGTGCTTCATCGTACCCCAACAATCTTTCGAACTTTTTATGGTCAAACAAAAAGTCTACACTTTTCTTTTGCAAAAACAAAAGGTCAACCGTTTGACAACGGCGCCGTATAAGAAGCTCCCCCGAAGTCTTTCAGAACTGTTTAGTTGCCCAACCATGAAGGTCAGCTTTCGAGCTCAGAAGTTCACATCGTAGATTTGACTGCTTCTGCTTCAGATTCGAAGAACCCAACTCCCACATAAGATATGCAAGTAAGCTTCTTGTATCTAGCTTCATGAATCTCAATCAGACATTGCTTCGTTTGATACTTACATACTTCACAGTGACACTGGAACACTAAAACTAGATCCTTACTGAAAAGATTCAAAATTTAAGTGAAGGGTTTGTGTAATTTGTGTAGCTGGAGCATAAAGTTTCGGTCtttgttgggtttgggttttgagAATTGGATTAGGCTTACTTGCGCATTTCAGTTTTCCTGTGGATTGGCTATGAATAATGAAAGTAGTATTTCAATGTGTCTGTGTAAGCAAACAGATGATGGAAGATGGTAGTTCAAGAACTGGGTTACATCCTCACTAGCGTTTATTGCTTATAGAAAGACCCAAGAGGAGTGATGTCTTTTTATTGTAAGCTTCAGTTTCGACATTTACCGAAAATGAGGAAGTGGTCTGGAGGGTTGTTGATCATTACTCTTGCTATGATATTGGTTTTTCGTTACGGAAGCATTGCCAAAATTGAACCCCCAGAGCAATCACCAAAGCAGTCACCGAAGCAATCGGCTGCTGAATTCTTTGGAAACAATCCTGACAATGATTCTCTTGGGACGTTTCCTGAGGTAAAAGTGATAGTGCAGCCAAAACCACCTGAGAAACCACATTTGATAGAGGTAGATGGGCTTGATGATCTGTTTGCTTCACATGACATCTTTGAAGAAGAGACCAAGGCCTTGCTTGTATGGAGTCACTTGCGTCCCCTACTCTCCAGGTCGGATGCTTTGCCTGGAACAGCTCGAGGGGTAAAAGAGGCTTCGATAGCATGGAAAGACTTGCTGTCTATAATTGACAAGGACAAGGCTTCAAAACTGAACAAAAGTGAAGATCAAGAAGACAAATCCTGTCCTTTTTCTGTAAATGCACTCAATAATATAGCATCAGGAGATGGGAATATTCTTGAAATCCCTTGTGGCCTCATTGATGATTCTTCCATTTCTTTGGTTGGCATTCCTGATGGGCGCTTTAGAAGCTTTCAGATTGAACTTCTAGGTTCGCAACTCTCGGGAGAGCCTGAGCCTCCTGTCATCTTGCATTACAATGTCAGCCTTCCTGGTGACAACATGACAGAGGAGCCATTTGTAATCCAAAACAGTTGGAATAATGAACTTGGTTGGGGCAAGGAGGAAAGATGTCCTTCTCACAGATCTGCTAGCAATCTAAAAGGTAAACTTTAACTTTAGACTGTAATTAGTGCAAATGCAACTCTTTCTATAGCACATTGGCGCTGTTTGCTTATATACAACATCATATGAAACATGTAGTTAACTTATGGTATATATAAATCTTTATTATCTATTgtatgttttatttttcttttaaataataTTAATCAAGGGTTTGCAACTAGAAATCTAACATACTTTAGTAAATTCAACAGTGGATGGACTTGTTCTTTGCAATGAACTAGTTGTCAGAAGCTCTTTGGACGAAAATCTAAATATGAGTCAGCCTAGTAGTGACATGTTCACCAATGTTTCCAGGGTAAGTGCTCATGGAGATGCTAATTTCCCATTCGTTGAAGGGAATCCATTTACTGCAACACTGTGGGTTGGTTTAGAGGGATTTCACATGACTGTCAATGGAAGGCATGAAACATCTTTTGCGTATAGGGAGGTAAGGTATGAGTTATGGATAATATCAGATTATTGTTATTGAAAGAGCACTCCATATTGGTAAAAGAATACTTATGTCCACTTCACTTTTTATACGCAGAAACTTGAACCATGGTCAGTTTCCAAAGTTAAAGTGGCTGGTGGTTTGAATGTCTTATCGGCCTTAGCTAAAGGCTTGCCTGTTTCCGAGGATCATGACTTAGTTGTTGATGTTGAGCACCTGAAAGCTCCACCCCTTTTGAAGAAAAGGCTTTTGATGTTGGTTGGGGTTTTCTCAACAGGAAATAATTTTGAGCGTAGAATGGCATTGAGGAGGACTTGGATGCAGTACGAGGCTGTACGTTCTG
Coding sequences within:
- the LOC133708866 gene encoding hydroxyproline O-galactosyltransferase GALT3 gives rise to the protein MSFYCKLQFRHLPKMRKWSGGLLIITLAMILVFRYGSIAKIEPPEQSPKQSPKQSAAEFFGNNPDNDSLGTFPEVKVIVQPKPPEKPHLIEVDGLDDLFASHDIFEEETKALLVWSHLRPLLSRSDALPGTARGVKEASIAWKDLLSIIDKDKASKLNKSEDQEDKSCPFSVNALNNIASGDGNILEIPCGLIDDSSISLVGIPDGRFRSFQIELLGSQLSGEPEPPVILHYNVSLPGDNMTEEPFVIQNSWNNELGWGKEERCPSHRSASNLKVDGLVLCNELVVRSSLDENLNMSQPSSDMFTNVSRVSAHGDANFPFVEGNPFTATLWVGLEGFHMTVNGRHETSFAYREKLEPWSVSKVKVAGGLNVLSALAKGLPVSEDHDLVVDVEHLKAPPLLKKRLLMLVGVFSTGNNFERRMALRRTWMQYEAVRSGDVAVRFFIGLHNNSQVNFELWREAQAYGDIQLMPFVDYYSLISLKTIAICIFGTKILPAKYIMKTDDDAFVRIDEVISSLKGKTTKGLLYGLISFESSPDRDRDSKWYISDQEWPHAGYPPWAHGPGYIISRDIVKFIVRSHHERDLKLFKLEDVAMGIWIEQFKNRGQEVNYVTDERFYNAGCESNYILAHYQTPRLVLCLWEKLQKEHQANCCE
- the LOC133710400 gene encoding zinc finger BED domain-containing protein RICESLEEPER 1-like — translated: MSGVPEADEAIGCGINGADHGNYSNVMVFEYDHEQRDLTALAELICSGEIPPKMAEDIDLRKFTNMSTPLFKPSFDRVESECMRVYEERKLEIKEFLGAFNGQISLSVDRLRYKTYRFCGHYLCLSASFIDENWKLRNWVLYCHSLSNPLDDFLKVLEGWGFGNKVSTLTMTNADHGDCPELIEFVETHIQEKKKLEVSRQLVHVYCCGEMISQMVQDAFDKIKDIIDKVLKLYSTKSLPLWYLTNSKLKHAVELWSKGEFSSKYVTDSSDVPSPEEWKKVEGVCKIVESIYEVSSALFESKPLTANVFLYHLHELRDILTQISITDSDSFNGAIVEGMLTRFDKYWNDMFMLLAIASALDPRLKLKYVEFVSMRLNGMEGSLQVADVLGAIHKLYDDYLIRFPVKENFMRYSSCSGLDTEMESSPPNQVNHTLNVLQDYHQFIQLGIQSTKKSELDCYLEEPVIHGSPDFDVLTWWSTADAKYPTLSRMARDFLAIPVSLATSYEAFYSKPRPADESLVCLKPDLMNALMCTRSWSCKH
- the LOC133711231 gene encoding zinc finger BED domain-containing protein DAYSLEEPER-like; translated protein: MSGTLQTIESFSSKRRGVGECDQEPLSPSSDSDDIGEFSFQSEAMLEYDEQNGLRAFAKFVCSTQVPPKMVEDADFRELARRFNPSINISVKMVESECLIFYEESKLRIKEFLVNFEGQISLSLEILKYYNYRDYLCLSAHFIEGNWKMKKLVLHFRSASDPEDKSSDNFHCRDWGIVKLLENWGIKDKISTFIMTSGYGSVADCLESQIQGNKDIALNGCLFRRFHVRCCGEMVSLMVQEAFDKIKDIIDKVRALSSSAKSLPLWNHTIFDLQQALKLWSMGEYSTKEMTKQDKPCPSPDEWKKVEGVCKIVGSIYEVSTALFETKHLTANVFLYHLHEFREILTQMTMQSDGFIRTIAEAMLERLAKYWDEMFLLLAITAALDPRFKMKYVEFVCSKVKGDANAQVLAVWGAIQKQFDAYVILFPEKETFPSDSSSSDSDSEGESPIPWQVNHIFSVLQDYHQCIQSSNQPTKKSELDYYLEEPVLPWSQKFSALTWWKTTGAKYPTLSRMARDFLSIPISLATSYDAFYTEPRPVDEHMIRLKPDLANALMCTRSWYRALKEY